CTCTTTAACCTTTTGAATCGCTTCCAGGGCTTTCAATAGCGCATCGTAGTGCCTGGAATTGGAGATGATGGTATCGTTTTTGCCCAATTCCCCCGTATTGGTCAGCTGCAGGAGCGTATCTTTTAAATCGTCGATGCCATCACCAAACTTGGCGGAAATCAAGGACAGATTGGTATGGTTTGCCTTGAGGAAGTTGAGTTGGGATTCGGTGGCCCCATCAGTTTTATTGGCAATGACCAAGATTTTTTTGTCCGGATATTTTTCTTGAAGATTCTTTATTTCTTGCTGTCTATCACTCATGGCATCAATGAGATAGAACACCAAAGCGGCTTGTTCTATTTTTTCGTAAGCGCGCTCGATTCCTATTTTTTCAACATGGTCCTGGGTATCCCTGATTCCGGCGGTATCAATGAACCTAAAAGTAATTCCACCAATGGCAATTTGATCTTCAACCGTATCCCGGGTTGTTCCGGCGATAGCACTTACGATGGCCCTTTCCTCATTTAAGAGTGCATTCAATAAGGTGGATTTGCCCACATTGGGTTCTCCCACAATGGCCACGGGGATTCCATTTTTGATAACATTGCCCAGGGCAAAGGAATCGATCAGTCGCTCCAGGACATTGACAATACGGGTCAACAATTCATTGAACTGGCTTCTATCCGCAAATTCCACATCTTCCTGTGAAAAATCCAGTTCCAATTCAATGAGCGATGCAAAATTCAAGAGTTCTTCACGTAGGTGTTGGATTTCATTGCTAAAACCACCACGCATTTGTTGTATGGCAATTTGGTGGGAGGCTTCGCTATCACTTGCAATTAAATCGGCTACTGCTTCCGCCTGACTCAAATCCATTTTTCCATTCAGAAAGGCACGGAGCGTGAATTCCCCGGGAGTTGCCATTCTACAACCATTTTTTAAGAACAGCTGAATCAATTTTTGTTGGATATAGGGCGAACCATGGCATGATATTTCCGCTACATTTTCACCGGTATAGGAATTGGGCCCCTTAAATAGGGATACCAACACTTGATCGATAACGGTGTCATTTTCCACAATATGGCCCAAGTGTACGGTATGGCTTTTTTGGGCTTCCAAACTTTTCTTGCCAATAGCCTGAAACTTGCTTGAGACCATTTCAATGGCGTTTGGACCGGATATGCGAATTACGGCAATTGCCCCAATACCTGAGGCTGTTGCCAATGCGATAATGTTATCTTCCTGGAACATGGCTGCAAAATTACAAATTAGCCGATCCGCTATGGCATTTGCCTAAAAAATGCCTGTAGTTAGGTGCATCAATCGGATAGGAATGGAGTTGGTGATTTTGGATTTACTCTCCCCATTACAAGTTATTTGCAATGCTTAATGTAGTGGTTTGTGAAAATCACGGGGTCAGCTACAATAAGTAATGAAATGGTTTTGATTGATCTTTATCCCTCCCTTGATTTGATGCAATAAAAAAGGCCAGGATGAATCTGGCCTTTTTTCTTAAAACGATAAGTGTGAATGTTTTAATGATATCCTGGACAGCATCGTAATCTAAAGTTAAAGTCCATGATCCAAAGGCGTTCACCTGTGTGCCTATCGGTTATCCATCCCCAATCACTGAATCCATTCTCCCCAATGTTTGAATCGAAGGCTGCACCGTTGGGACCTAGTTGACCTCTTAGGTTCTCACCACGTTGTTCCAGGCCAAAACAACCTTTACCAATACAGTCATCACCCCAAGAATATACCCAGCTCTTTTTTGAATCAATTTCATAGTAGTGAAGATCTGCTGGATTCGTAGCCCGGGAAGCGCAACCTGGCTCCTCTTTGAATACGCCACCATCGGCAGTGAATTCTTCATAAGTCTGTTTGTCTTTTAACCAAACATTGACATAAACCTTACAATTTCCTTCATTCATGGAAGTTACACCTCGAATTAGACCAGTACCATTGCTGAAGGTTGCAAAAATTAACCTACTATATTTTTTAGAA
The sequence above is a segment of the Muricauda sp. SCSIO 64092 genome. Coding sequences within it:
- the mnmE gene encoding tRNA uridine-5-carboxymethylaminomethyl(34) synthesis GTPase MnmE; translation: MFQEDNIIALATASGIGAIAVIRISGPNAIEMVSSKFQAIGKKSLEAQKSHTVHLGHIVENDTVIDQVLVSLFKGPNSYTGENVAEISCHGSPYIQQKLIQLFLKNGCRMATPGEFTLRAFLNGKMDLSQAEAVADLIASDSEASHQIAIQQMRGGFSNEIQHLREELLNFASLIELELDFSQEDVEFADRSQFNELLTRIVNVLERLIDSFALGNVIKNGIPVAIVGEPNVGKSTLLNALLNEERAIVSAIAGTTRDTVEDQIAIGGITFRFIDTAGIRDTQDHVEKIGIERAYEKIEQAALVFYLIDAMSDRQQEIKNLQEKYPDKKILVIANKTDGATESQLNFLKANHTNLSLISAKFGDGIDDLKDTLLQLTNTGELGKNDTIISNSRHYDALLKALEAIQKVKEALAEGLASDLMAIDIREALFHLGEITGSVTTDDLLGNIFSNFCIGK